A genomic window from Exiguobacterium acetylicum DSM 20416 includes:
- a CDS encoding GntR family transcriptional regulator: MSELLYPLKWLAKASAGDRVAHELRMRIISGKIESGTILSENKLASDFSVSRSPVRDALKVLASEQLIRLERMGAVVVGLSERDIQEIYDVRLLIETFVFERLVKIERSELVRELSKILEMMKVAIKYKDADEFSFQDVLFHETIIRSIDHGYVSMIWQNLKPVMESFILLSMRVRFEEDIEDFERILANHALYIEAIETGDRERMVASLHQNFDDVQEVEDLWKTQQMMSKGVDSHD; the protein is encoded by the coding sequence ATGTCAGAACTGTTATACCCCTTGAAGTGGTTAGCAAAAGCTTCCGCCGGAGATCGTGTCGCACACGAGCTACGGATGCGCATCATTTCAGGAAAGATTGAAAGCGGTACCATTTTATCTGAGAACAAATTAGCCTCTGATTTTTCAGTCAGTCGCTCGCCTGTCCGCGATGCGTTAAAGGTCCTTGCATCCGAACAATTGATTCGTCTCGAGCGAATGGGAGCGGTCGTCGTCGGTTTGTCCGAGCGCGACATTCAGGAAATCTATGATGTCCGGCTACTCATCGAAACGTTCGTCTTCGAACGACTCGTTAAGATCGAACGGTCTGAACTTGTCCGTGAACTCAGTAAGATTCTCGAAATGATGAAGGTTGCCATCAAATATAAGGATGCCGATGAATTCTCCTTCCAGGACGTACTTTTTCATGAAACGATCATCCGCTCGATTGATCATGGATATGTCAGCATGATTTGGCAAAATCTCAAACCGGTCATGGAAAGTTTCATCCTCCTATCGATGCGGGTACGATTCGAGGAAGACATCGAAGACTTCGAACGCATCCTCGCGAACCACGCCTTGTACATTGAAGCGATCGAGACAGGGGATCGTGAACGGATGGTCGCTTCCTTACATCAGAACTTTGATGACGTCCAGGAAGTCGAAGATCTCTGGAAAACGCAACAAATGATGTCGAAAGGAGTCGATTCACATGACTGA